In one Mycobacterium heckeshornense genomic region, the following are encoded:
- the fabG gene encoding 3-oxoacyl-ACP reductase FabG, whose product MSLLTGRTAVVTGGAQGLGFAIAERFIAEGARVVLGDINVETTEAAAKQLGGDDVALAARCDVTVAADVDALVGAAVEHFGGLDIMVNNAGITRDATMRKMTEEQFDEVIAVHLKGTWNGTRKAAAIMRENKRGAIVNMSSLSGKVGLVGQTNYSAAKAGIVGMTKAAAKELAHLGVRVNAIAPGLIRSAMTEAMPQRIWDEKVAEVPMGRAGEPYEVANVALFLASDWSSYMTGTVIEVTGGRFM is encoded by the coding sequence GTGTCGTTGTTGACCGGCCGCACCGCCGTCGTCACCGGTGGTGCACAAGGATTAGGATTCGCAATCGCGGAACGGTTCATCGCTGAAGGCGCCCGAGTTGTGCTGGGCGACATAAATGTTGAGACAACCGAGGCCGCCGCTAAGCAGTTGGGCGGCGACGATGTCGCGCTAGCCGCGCGCTGCGATGTCACCGTCGCCGCCGACGTCGACGCCCTGGTCGGAGCTGCTGTCGAGCATTTCGGTGGTCTGGACATCATGGTCAACAACGCCGGGATCACCCGCGATGCGACGATGCGCAAGATGACCGAAGAGCAGTTCGACGAGGTCATCGCAGTGCATTTGAAGGGAACCTGGAACGGCACCCGCAAGGCCGCGGCGATCATGCGCGAGAACAAGCGCGGCGCGATCGTGAACATGTCGTCGCTGTCGGGCAAGGTCGGTCTGGTCGGGCAGACCAACTACTCGGCGGCCAAGGCCGGCATCGTCGGCATGACCAAGGCCGCCGCGAAGGAGCTCGCTCATCTCGGTGTACGGGTGAACGCCATTGCACCGGGTTTGATCCGCTCAGCTATGACTGAGGCTATGCCGCAACGTATTTGGGACGAAAAGGTTGCCGAGGTCCCGATGGGTAGGGCAGGTGAACCTTACGAGGTCGCCAACGTCGCATTGTTCTTGGCTTCCGATTGGTCGTCGTACATGACCGGGACGGTGATCGAGGTTACCGGGGGGAGGTTCATGTGA
- a CDS encoding phosphotransferase family protein, whose amino-acid sequence MSAALSIPRYPHDVTRDWLAAILRDRGTPVEVSEVTVVPIGTGQTGATFRVSVGYGAAPAGLPDTFVIKLPAQDDAVRDRVVIGYRSECAFYSTIAERVQIPTPQCFYCEITEDATQYALLLADQAPAVQGDQIAGCNEREARLAVRALAGLHGPSWCDPAWLDFPGIAFARPDEASAQGLGEVARMSADITLGKLGDRMSAVDRETFTSIMDLVRPWLLAERDRFALLHGDYRLDNMLFDRRANTVTVVDWQTLGVGLPARDLAYFTATSLSPDLRSAIEEDLVEEYHRMLSGYGVTDYDGETCWRDYRLGMPQAPLISALGFAFATATDRGDDMVLTMLQRGCRAIRELGTLELIG is encoded by the coding sequence GTGAGCGCGGCGTTGTCCATACCCCGATACCCCCATGACGTTACCCGTGACTGGCTTGCGGCCATCCTCCGCGACCGTGGGACGCCGGTCGAGGTCTCCGAGGTGACCGTGGTGCCCATCGGTACCGGACAGACGGGTGCGACGTTTCGGGTGTCAGTCGGCTACGGCGCGGCCCCTGCGGGTTTGCCGGATACCTTCGTCATAAAATTGCCGGCTCAGGACGACGCCGTGCGTGACCGCGTCGTCATCGGTTACCGCAGCGAGTGTGCCTTCTACTCCACAATCGCCGAGCGGGTGCAGATCCCGACACCGCAGTGCTTCTACTGCGAGATCACCGAAGATGCCACGCAATATGCGCTGCTGCTCGCCGATCAGGCGCCGGCTGTGCAGGGCGATCAAATCGCGGGCTGTAACGAGCGGGAGGCCCGACTTGCGGTGAGGGCGCTGGCTGGTCTGCACGGCCCGAGCTGGTGCGATCCGGCGTGGCTGGATTTCCCCGGCATCGCCTTCGCGCGGCCGGATGAGGCGTCCGCCCAGGGTCTCGGCGAGGTCGCCCGAATGAGTGCCGATATCACGCTGGGCAAGCTCGGCGACCGGATGAGCGCAGTAGACCGCGAAACCTTCACCAGCATAATGGATTTGGTCAGACCCTGGCTCTTGGCAGAACGCGACCGATTCGCGTTGCTGCATGGCGACTACCGGCTCGACAACATGCTGTTCGACCGCCGGGCCAACACCGTCACCGTCGTCGATTGGCAGACGCTCGGCGTGGGGCTGCCGGCACGCGATCTCGCCTACTTCACGGCCACCAGTCTGAGCCCGGATCTGCGTTCGGCGATCGAAGAGGATCTTGTCGAGGAGTATCACCGGATGTTGTCCGGCTACGGCGTCACCGACTATGACGGTGAAACGTGTTGGCGTGACTACCGACTCGGCATGCCGCAAGCACCGCTGATATCTGCGCTAGGTTTCGCATTCGCCACCGCCACCGACCGCGGCGACGATATGGTGTTGACGATGCTGCAGCGCGGCTGTCGCGCGATCCGCGAGCTTGGGACGCTGGAACTGATCGGCTGA
- a CDS encoding lipoprotein LpqH translates to MQPNSSAWLWERRCPVKHRLVATAVVALAVLAGGLGCSRTETVPPKTARITVDGNTRTSHAVSCTQVEWLVTVDIGAAPGNVQAMLRLGSDDPKAESVNINNVDGFTGLADAGVGKAEATFTNGTYRITGTAQGTNTEDPSTPKTADFKIETQC, encoded by the coding sequence GTGCAGCCGAACAGCAGCGCGTGGCTGTGGGAACGGAGGTGCCCGGTGAAACACCGGTTGGTCGCGACGGCGGTGGTCGCTTTGGCCGTTCTTGCCGGCGGTCTGGGATGTTCGCGCACTGAAACCGTGCCCCCGAAAACCGCTCGGATCACCGTCGACGGCAATACCCGGACCTCACATGCCGTGTCGTGCACTCAAGTTGAGTGGCTGGTGACCGTCGACATCGGCGCGGCCCCGGGCAATGTGCAGGCCATGCTGCGGCTAGGGTCTGATGACCCGAAAGCCGAGAGCGTCAACATCAACAACGTCGACGGCTTCACCGGCCTTGCCGACGCCGGTGTCGGCAAGGCGGAGGCGACTTTCACCAACGGCACCTACAGAATCACCGGCACCGCGCAAGGGACCAATACGGAAGACCCGTCTACCCCGAAGACGGCAGACTTCAAGATCGAGACGCAATGCTGA
- a CDS encoding cyclic nucleotide-degrading phosphodiesterase: MTVRMTVLGCSGSVVGPDSPASGYLLRAPDTPPLVIDFGGGVLGALQHQTDPASVHVLLSHLHADHCLDLPGLFVWRRYHPTPPEGKALMYGPSDTWARLGAASSPYGGEIDDFSDVFEIRHWVDGEPVTVGALTVLPRVVAHPTESYGLRITDPGGATFVYSGDTGCCDSLVELARDADVFLCEASWTHSPKRPCNLHMSGTEAGRVATEAGVRELLLTHIPPWTSREDVISEAKAEFHGPVHAVVCGETFEIKHF; encoded by the coding sequence GTGACCGTGCGAATGACGGTGCTCGGCTGCTCTGGCAGTGTGGTGGGTCCAGATTCGCCGGCATCGGGGTATTTGTTACGGGCGCCGGATACCCCACCGCTGGTTATCGACTTCGGTGGGGGAGTGCTCGGTGCGCTGCAACATCAAACCGATCCCGCTTCGGTGCATGTGCTGCTTTCGCACCTGCATGCCGACCACTGCCTGGATTTACCCGGCCTGTTCGTGTGGCGTCGCTACCACCCGACGCCCCCGGAGGGGAAGGCGTTGATGTACGGGCCAAGCGACACCTGGGCGCGACTCGGTGCGGCGTCCTCACCCTACGGTGGCGAGATCGACGACTTCTCCGACGTCTTCGAGATCCGGCACTGGGTCGACGGTGAGCCGGTGACCGTAGGGGCGTTGACCGTGCTGCCCCGAGTGGTGGCGCACCCGACCGAGTCTTACGGCTTGCGGATCACCGATCCAGGCGGTGCGACATTCGTCTACAGCGGCGACACCGGCTGCTGCGATTCCCTTGTCGAGCTGGCGCGCGATGCCGACGTCTTTTTGTGCGAGGCGTCGTGGACGCATTCGCCGAAGCGACCATGCAACCTGCATATGTCGGGCACCGAGGCCGGGCGGGTGGCGACCGAAGCCGGTGTGCGCGAACTGTTGCTCACCCACATTCCGCCGTGGACGTCTCGCGAGGACGTCATCAGCGAGGCCAAGGCCGAGTTCCACGGTCCCGTGCATGCGGTGGTGTGCGGTGAGACCTTCGAGATCAAGCACTTTTAA
- the rph gene encoding ribonuclease PH: MSTREDGRLDDELRPVVITRGFTSNPAGSVLVEFGRTKVMCAASVVEGVPRWRKESGLGWLTAEYAMLPAATHTRGDRESVRGRLSGRTQEISRLIGRSLRACIDLAALGENTIAIDCDVLQADGGTRTAAVTGAYVALADAVTYLSAAGKLSDPRPLSCAIAAVSVGVVDGRIRVDLDYAEDARAEVDMNVVATDTGTLVEVQGTGEGATFPRSTLDKLLDAALGACDKLFAAQREALALPYPGVLPEGPAAQKAFGT, translated from the coding sequence GTGTCTACACGAGAAGACGGCCGCCTCGACGACGAGCTGCGCCCGGTGGTCATCACCCGCGGGTTCACGTCCAACCCGGCCGGATCGGTGCTCGTTGAATTCGGCCGCACCAAGGTCATGTGCGCAGCGAGCGTGGTCGAAGGCGTGCCGCGCTGGCGCAAAGAATCCGGATTAGGTTGGCTCACAGCCGAATACGCGATGCTGCCGGCGGCTACCCATACTCGCGGCGACCGGGAATCGGTGAGGGGCCGGCTCAGCGGGCGCACCCAGGAAATCAGCCGGTTGATCGGCCGCTCCCTGCGGGCTTGCATCGACCTCGCGGCGTTAGGGGAGAACACCATCGCGATCGACTGCGATGTGTTGCAAGCCGATGGCGGCACCCGCACCGCGGCTGTCACCGGAGCCTATGTGGCGCTGGCCGACGCGGTGACCTACTTGTCGGCGGCCGGGAAGCTCTCCGATCCGCGGCCGCTGTCGTGCGCGATCGCCGCGGTCAGCGTCGGAGTGGTTGACGGCCGGATCCGTGTCGACCTGGACTACGCGGAAGACGCACGCGCCGAGGTCGACATGAACGTGGTCGCCACCGACACCGGAACCCTGGTCGAGGTGCAGGGCACCGGCGAGGGTGCGACGTTTCCGCGCTCGACGCTGGACAAGCTGCTCGACGCCGCGCTGGGCGCCTGCGACAAGTTGTTCGCCGCGCAGCGGGAAGCGTTGGCGCTGCCGTACCCGGGTGTGCTGCCCGAGGGGCCCGCTGCGCAGAAGGCGTTCGGAACCTGA
- the rdgB gene encoding RdgB/HAM1 family non-canonical purine NTP pyrophosphatase, translating to MTALLVASRNRKKLAELRRVLDSAGIAALKLISLDDVPAFDEIPETGATFEDNALAKARGGFAATGLACVADDSGLEVVALNGMPGVLSARWAGVHGDDAANTALLLAQLRDVPDERRGARFVSACALVSGSGEVVVRGEWPGVIAREPRGDGGFGYDPVFVPEGETRTAAQLSPAEKDALSHRGRALRLLLPALRALT from the coding sequence CTGACTGCCCTGCTGGTCGCCAGCCGCAACCGCAAGAAGCTGGCCGAGTTGCGGCGGGTGCTGGACAGTGCTGGTATTGCGGCGCTCAAGCTGATATCGCTCGACGATGTGCCGGCTTTCGACGAGATCCCCGAAACCGGTGCCACGTTCGAGGACAACGCGCTGGCCAAGGCACGCGGCGGGTTCGCTGCCACGGGATTGGCTTGTGTTGCCGACGACTCCGGCTTGGAGGTGGTCGCGTTAAACGGTATGCCCGGGGTGCTGTCGGCGCGCTGGGCCGGCGTGCACGGCGACGACGCCGCCAACACCGCGTTGCTGTTGGCGCAACTGCGTGACGTGCCCGACGAGCGGCGTGGCGCGAGATTTGTGTCGGCGTGCGCGCTGGTATCAGGGTCGGGCGAGGTCGTGGTGCGTGGGGAGTGGCCAGGCGTGATCGCGCGCGAGCCGCGCGGTGACGGTGGTTTCGGCTATGACCCCGTGTTCGTTCCGGAAGGCGAGACACGCACCGCGGCTCAGCTCAGCCCGGCCGAGAAGGACGCGCTTTCACATCGGGGTCGCGCGCTGAGGTTGCTGCTGCCCGCGTTGCGCGCGCTCACCTAA
- a CDS encoding acyl-CoA dehydrogenase family protein: MAEVSDEDFHEILAQTRRFVRTAVVPREREILADDKVPDDLRDQAKKMGLFGYAIPQKWGGLGLNLIQDVELAMELGYTSLALRSMFGTNNGIAGQVLVGFGTEEQKSRWLEPMASGDVVASFALTEPGAGSNPSGLRTKAVRVGDDWVISGQKRFITNAPVADLFVVFARTRPADDSNPGIAVFLVPANTPGVVVGAKDAKMGQEGAWTADVSFTDVRIPAGALVGGSADIGYRAAMTSLARGRIHIAALAVGTAQRALDESVAYAATATQGGEPIGNFQLVQAMIADQQTGVLAGRALVRDTARQWETNQDRRIAPSAAKLFCTEMAGKVADLAVQIHGGSGYMREVPVERIYRDVRLLRLYEGTSEIQRLIIGSNLVKAARRQQ; the protein is encoded by the coding sequence ATGGCCGAAGTCAGCGACGAGGACTTTCACGAGATCCTGGCGCAGACCCGCCGTTTCGTGCGCACCGCCGTCGTCCCACGCGAGCGAGAGATTCTGGCCGACGACAAAGTGCCCGACGACCTGCGCGATCAAGCCAAGAAGATGGGTCTCTTCGGGTATGCGATCCCGCAGAAGTGGGGCGGTCTGGGCCTGAACCTGATCCAAGACGTCGAGCTGGCGATGGAATTGGGCTATACCTCGCTGGCGTTGCGGTCGATGTTCGGCACCAACAACGGCATCGCCGGCCAGGTGCTCGTCGGATTCGGCACCGAGGAGCAGAAGAGCCGCTGGCTCGAGCCGATGGCCTCCGGCGACGTCGTCGCCTCATTCGCGCTCACCGAACCGGGCGCGGGATCGAATCCGTCCGGGCTGCGCACGAAAGCCGTTCGCGTCGGCGATGATTGGGTTATCTCCGGCCAGAAGCGGTTCATCACCAATGCACCGGTCGCCGATCTGTTCGTGGTTTTCGCGCGAACCCGGCCCGCCGACGACAGTAATCCCGGCATCGCGGTATTCCTCGTTCCCGCGAATACGCCGGGCGTGGTGGTCGGCGCCAAAGACGCCAAGATGGGTCAGGAAGGTGCGTGGACGGCCGATGTCAGCTTCACCGATGTCCGGATTCCGGCAGGTGCGCTGGTCGGCGGCAGTGCGGACATCGGCTATCGAGCGGCGATGACCTCGCTCGCGCGCGGGCGGATACACATCGCCGCACTCGCCGTGGGAACCGCGCAGCGCGCACTCGACGAATCGGTGGCCTACGCGGCCACCGCCACACAGGGTGGCGAACCGATTGGCAACTTCCAATTGGTGCAGGCGATGATCGCCGACCAGCAAACCGGGGTACTGGCCGGGCGGGCGCTCGTGCGCGACACCGCTCGGCAATGGGAGACTAACCAGGATCGCCGCATCGCACCGTCGGCGGCGAAGCTTTTCTGCACCGAAATGGCGGGAAAGGTAGCCGACCTGGCGGTGCAGATCCACGGCGGCAGCGGCTACATGCGTGAAGTGCCCGTCGAACGGATCTATCGCGACGTCCGACTCTTGCGCCTATATGAAGGGACGAGCGAAATCCAACGGCTGATCATCGGGTCCAACCTGGTCAAGGCGGCCCGACGTCAGCAGTGA
- a CDS encoding DUF3817 domain-containing protein, whose product MTTPESHEARPAAPAVPVEKIRTALLGYRVMAWTTGIWLIALCYEIVSHLVFHHEIRWIEVVHGWVYFTYVLAAFNLAVKVRWPIAKTIGVLLSGTIPLLGIIVEHFQTRSVRANFAL is encoded by the coding sequence ATGACCACGCCCGAGAGCCACGAGGCGCGGCCGGCCGCGCCGGCCGTGCCCGTCGAAAAGATCCGCACGGCCCTGCTGGGTTACCGCGTGATGGCGTGGACGACCGGTATCTGGCTGATCGCGCTGTGTTACGAGATCGTCTCGCACTTGGTTTTCCACCACGAAATCCGGTGGATCGAGGTGGTGCACGGCTGGGTTTATTTCACCTATGTGCTGGCCGCATTCAATCTCGCGGTCAAGGTCCGCTGGCCGATCGCGAAGACGATTGGTGTGCTGCTATCCGGCACTATCCCGCTGCTGGGCATCATCGTCGAACATTTCCAAACCAGAAGCGTCAGGGCGAATTTCGCGCTCTAA
- a CDS encoding lipoprotein LprD produces the protein MSTTRRRRPALIALVIIAAAGCLALGWWQWTRFQSASGTFQNLGYALQWPLFAGFCVYAYCKFVRYEEAPPQPRKHHVMTEIPPGLLPERPQPAPPPVDDPALREYNAYLAELARSDHERQKRTTT, from the coding sequence GTGTCCACTACGCGTCGTCGAAGGCCCGCACTGATCGCGCTGGTCATCATCGCCGCCGCTGGCTGCCTTGCCCTGGGCTGGTGGCAGTGGACCAGATTCCAGTCGGCGTCGGGAACCTTCCAGAACCTCGGGTACGCACTGCAGTGGCCGCTATTTGCAGGGTTCTGTGTGTACGCATACTGCAAGTTCGTCCGCTATGAGGAAGCGCCCCCGCAGCCGCGCAAGCACCACGTCATGACCGAGATACCACCCGGACTGCTACCCGAGCGGCCGCAGCCCGCGCCGCCACCGGTCGACGATCCGGCGCTGCGGGAATACAACGCTTACCTTGCCGAGCTGGCCAGGTCAGACCACGAAAGACAGAAGAGGACCACCACATGA
- a CDS encoding acetyl-CoA C-acetyltransferase — MSGPTEAVICEPVRTPIGRYGGMFKSLSAVDLGVTALKGLLDRTQLAPESVRDVILGHCYPSSEAPAIGRVVALDAGLPVTVPGMQIDRRCGSGLQAVIQACLQVSSGDHDLVVAGGTESMSNVVFYSTDMRWGGARTGIKVHDGLVRGRTTAGGRSYPVPGGMLETAENLRRQYNISRTEQDELAATSHQRAVAAQKDGIFAEEIIPVAVQSRQGEQLIDTDEHPRADTTVESLAKLKPVLLQDDPDATVTAGNASGQNDAASMCVVTTREKAGELGLTPLVRLVSWAVAGVPPTVMGIGPVPATELALARANLRLADIDLIELNEAFAAQAIAVMREWKFSAADRDRTNVLGSGISLGHPVGATGARMLTTLARELNRRQARYGLETMCIGGGQGLAAVFERVTSG, encoded by the coding sequence GTGAGCGGGCCGACGGAGGCTGTGATCTGTGAACCAGTGCGTACCCCGATCGGCCGTTACGGGGGAATGTTCAAGTCGCTGAGCGCCGTCGACCTCGGCGTCACTGCGCTGAAAGGGTTGCTCGACCGCACGCAACTCGCGCCGGAATCCGTGCGGGACGTCATCCTCGGCCACTGCTATCCCAGCAGCGAGGCCCCTGCGATCGGCCGCGTGGTGGCGCTCGACGCCGGTCTGCCCGTGACTGTTCCCGGTATGCAGATCGACCGTCGCTGCGGCTCTGGACTACAGGCGGTGATCCAGGCCTGTCTGCAGGTGAGCAGCGGCGACCACGATCTCGTCGTCGCCGGCGGCACCGAGAGCATGAGTAATGTCGTCTTCTATTCCACCGATATGCGTTGGGGCGGCGCCCGCACGGGCATCAAGGTGCACGACGGGCTGGTCCGTGGACGTACCACCGCGGGTGGCCGAAGCTACCCGGTCCCGGGCGGAATGCTGGAGACTGCGGAGAATTTGCGCCGCCAGTACAATATTTCGCGCACCGAACAAGACGAGCTTGCGGCCACCTCACACCAGCGGGCTGTCGCTGCGCAGAAGGACGGCATCTTCGCGGAAGAGATCATCCCGGTCGCGGTGCAATCCCGTCAGGGCGAGCAGCTGATCGACACTGACGAGCATCCCCGCGCCGACACCACGGTCGAGTCGTTGGCCAAGCTCAAACCGGTTCTGCTGCAAGATGACCCGGACGCGACGGTCACCGCAGGCAATGCCAGCGGACAAAACGACGCCGCATCGATGTGTGTGGTCACTACCCGGGAAAAGGCCGGCGAGCTGGGGTTGACGCCACTGGTTCGCCTGGTGTCGTGGGCCGTCGCCGGTGTGCCGCCCACAGTGATGGGCATCGGTCCGGTGCCGGCGACCGAGTTGGCGCTGGCCAGGGCGAATCTGCGGCTGGCCGATATCGACCTGATCGAACTCAACGAAGCATTTGCGGCTCAAGCCATCGCGGTGATGCGGGAGTGGAAATTCAGCGCCGCCGACCGGGACCGAACCAACGTCCTCGGTTCCGGGATTTCGCTGGGTCACCCGGTTGGGGCGACCGGCGCCAGGATGCTCACCACGTTGGCTCGCGAGCTCAACCGGCGCCAAGCGCGCTATGGTCTGGAAACCATGTGCATCGGCGGGGGCCAAGGCCTCGCCGCGGTCTTCGAACGGGTCACCTCCGGATG